From one Oncorhynchus keta strain PuntledgeMale-10-30-2019 chromosome 30, Oket_V2, whole genome shotgun sequence genomic stretch:
- the LOC118396022 gene encoding cysteine/serine-rich nuclear protein 3-like isoform X1: MSGILKRKFEEVEVDSPSPCLSLRGSDDEVSAGSDSGNSSDSVNPGPSTPVAPSSILRCEKRLLVRNVHFESVTVYYFSRRQGFTSVPTQGGSTLGMSTRHSWVQRYTLGEFAVEQERSHRNMLRDHLKEEKLNAIKLKLTNNGTVESDEAESLTLDDILEDDIDLDNTEVDEYFFLQPMTTRRRRALLRASGVRRIDVEEKHELRAIRVSREECGCDCRGLCNPATCACSLAGIKCQVNGAVVDRMSFPCGCSKESCSNSTGRVEFNPIRVRTHFLHTIMKLELEKSHEQQPPQVTIGYHRELPVNIPVQQALQYPLMSDNIPVPQAPIMHLPSASDVEQHLEEEVDEDEEDEEEEDDDDGSSLCSGLSDCSTDSLHTSDSEEEEDDCESMEEGVSGPPVSHTEVVPLSSVLGYSDGTQTNTNRANPNSYYHNPSSGYYQMDNSAKQNPTPKSPCEAPSLRLSLPNREGATDGPTVVSQEQPKTTSEPHTDHLSQIEGLYMHFPHTDKAPAANACSSAPQQSNTPHSGETSTLHHEQPYQTQVSVFHHESCSRGNSAEWSLVGTATKS, from the exons ATGAGTGGGATCCTGAAGAGGAAGtttgaggaggtggaggtggacagcccctccccgtgcctctctctccgGGGGTCCGATGACGAGGTCTCTGCCGGCAGCGACAGCGGGAACAGCAGCGACAGCGTCAACCCCGGCCCCTCCACCCCCGTCGCCC CCTCCTCTATCTTGAGGTGTGAGAAGCGCCTGCTGGTGCGCAATGTGCACTTTGAGAGCGTGACGGTGTACTACTTCAGCCGGCGCCAGGGCTTCACCAGCGTGCCCACGCAGGGTGGCAGCACCCTGGGCATGTCCACACGCCACAGCTGGGTGCAGCGCTACACCCTGGGGGAGTTCGCTGTGGAGCAGGAGAGAAGCCACCGAAACATGCTGCGAGACCACCTCAAAGAGGAGAAACTCAACGCCATCAAACTCAAG CTGACCAATAATGGCACTGTGGAGTCGGACGAGGCCGAGTCACTGACCTTGGACGACATCTTGGAGGACGACATCGACCTGGACAACACGGAGGTGGATGAGTACTTCTTCCTGCAGCCGATGACCACCAGGCGGCGCCGCGCTCTCCTCCGGGCGTCTGGGGTGCGACGCATTGACGTGGAGGAGAAGCACGAGCTGCGGGCCATCCGGGTGTCCCGGGAGGAGTGCGGCTGTGACTGCAGGGGGCTGTGCAACCCTGCGACCTGCGCTTGCAGCCTGGCCGGCATCAAGTGCCAGGTAAATGGAGCTGTG GTAGATCGCATGTCATTCCCGTGCGGCTGCAGCAAGGAGAGCTGCAGTAACAGCACAGGTCGTGTCGAGTTCAACCCCATCCGTGTTCGCACCCACTTCCTGCACACCATCATGAAGCTGGAGCTGGAAAAGAGCCACGAGCAACAACCACCACAGGTCACCATTGGTTACCACAGAGAACTACCAGTCAACATCCCTGTCCAGCAAGCTCTGCAGTACCCCCTGATGTCTGACAACATCCCAGTCCCGCAGGCTCCCATCATGCACCTGCCGAGTGCCAGCGACGTGGAGCAGCATCTAGAAGAGGAAGTGGACGAagatgaggaagatgaggaggaggaggatgatgacgaTGGTAGTAGTTTATGTAGTGGCCTCTCGGACTGCAGCACCGACAGCCTGCACACTAGTGActctgaggaggaggaagatgactgTGAGTctatggaggagggggtgagtGGACCCCCAGTCTCTCACACAGAGgtggtccctctctcctctgtgttgggttacaGTGATGGCACACAGACCAACACCAACCGCGCTAACCCCAACTCATACTACCACAACCCTTCATCAGGGTACTACCAGATGGACAACTCAGCCAAGCAGAACCCCACACCAAAATCCCCTTGTGAAGCTCCCTCACTCCGCCTCTCACTCCCCAACAGGGAGGGGGCCACCGATGGCCCCACGGTCGTGTCACAGGAGCAGCCTAAAACCACCTCCGAGCCGCACACAGACCACCTCAGCCAGATAGAGGGACTGTATATGCATTTTCCCCACACTGACAAAGCACCAGCAGCCAACGCCTGTTCCTCAGCCCCGCAGCAGAGCAACACTCCCCACAGTGGGGAGACTAGTACACTACACCATGAGCAGCCCTATCAGACACAGGTTAGCGTTTTtcatcatgaatcttgttctagAGGCAACTCTGCGGAGTGGTCACTAgttggcacagccacaaagtcataa
- the LOC118396022 gene encoding cysteine/serine-rich nuclear protein 3-like isoform X2 yields MSGILKRKFEEVEVDSPSPCLSLRGSDDEVSAGSDSGNSSDSVNPGPSTPVAPSSILRCEKRLLVRNVHFESVTVYYFSRRQGFTSVPTQGGSTLGMSTRHSWVQRYTLGEFAVEQERSHRNMLRDHLKEEKLNAIKLKLTNNGTVESDEAESLTLDDILEDDIDLDNTEVDEYFFLQPMTTRRRRALLRASGVRRIDVEEKHELRAIRVSREECGCDCRGLCNPATCACSLAGIKCQVDRMSFPCGCSKESCSNSTGRVEFNPIRVRTHFLHTIMKLELEKSHEQQPPQVTIGYHRELPVNIPVQQALQYPLMSDNIPVPQAPIMHLPSASDVEQHLEEEVDEDEEDEEEEDDDDGSSLCSGLSDCSTDSLHTSDSEEEEDDCESMEEGVSGPPVSHTEVVPLSSVLGYSDGTQTNTNRANPNSYYHNPSSGYYQMDNSAKQNPTPKSPCEAPSLRLSLPNREGATDGPTVVSQEQPKTTSEPHTDHLSQIEGLYMHFPHTDKAPAANACSSAPQQSNTPHSGETSTLHHEQPYQTQVSVFHHESCSRGNSAEWSLVGTATKS; encoded by the exons ATGAGTGGGATCCTGAAGAGGAAGtttgaggaggtggaggtggacagcccctccccgtgcctctctctccgGGGGTCCGATGACGAGGTCTCTGCCGGCAGCGACAGCGGGAACAGCAGCGACAGCGTCAACCCCGGCCCCTCCACCCCCGTCGCCC CCTCCTCTATCTTGAGGTGTGAGAAGCGCCTGCTGGTGCGCAATGTGCACTTTGAGAGCGTGACGGTGTACTACTTCAGCCGGCGCCAGGGCTTCACCAGCGTGCCCACGCAGGGTGGCAGCACCCTGGGCATGTCCACACGCCACAGCTGGGTGCAGCGCTACACCCTGGGGGAGTTCGCTGTGGAGCAGGAGAGAAGCCACCGAAACATGCTGCGAGACCACCTCAAAGAGGAGAAACTCAACGCCATCAAACTCAAG CTGACCAATAATGGCACTGTGGAGTCGGACGAGGCCGAGTCACTGACCTTGGACGACATCTTGGAGGACGACATCGACCTGGACAACACGGAGGTGGATGAGTACTTCTTCCTGCAGCCGATGACCACCAGGCGGCGCCGCGCTCTCCTCCGGGCGTCTGGGGTGCGACGCATTGACGTGGAGGAGAAGCACGAGCTGCGGGCCATCCGGGTGTCCCGGGAGGAGTGCGGCTGTGACTGCAGGGGGCTGTGCAACCCTGCGACCTGCGCTTGCAGCCTGGCCGGCATCAAGTGCCAG GTAGATCGCATGTCATTCCCGTGCGGCTGCAGCAAGGAGAGCTGCAGTAACAGCACAGGTCGTGTCGAGTTCAACCCCATCCGTGTTCGCACCCACTTCCTGCACACCATCATGAAGCTGGAGCTGGAAAAGAGCCACGAGCAACAACCACCACAGGTCACCATTGGTTACCACAGAGAACTACCAGTCAACATCCCTGTCCAGCAAGCTCTGCAGTACCCCCTGATGTCTGACAACATCCCAGTCCCGCAGGCTCCCATCATGCACCTGCCGAGTGCCAGCGACGTGGAGCAGCATCTAGAAGAGGAAGTGGACGAagatgaggaagatgaggaggaggaggatgatgacgaTGGTAGTAGTTTATGTAGTGGCCTCTCGGACTGCAGCACCGACAGCCTGCACACTAGTGActctgaggaggaggaagatgactgTGAGTctatggaggagggggtgagtGGACCCCCAGTCTCTCACACAGAGgtggtccctctctcctctgtgttgggttacaGTGATGGCACACAGACCAACACCAACCGCGCTAACCCCAACTCATACTACCACAACCCTTCATCAGGGTACTACCAGATGGACAACTCAGCCAAGCAGAACCCCACACCAAAATCCCCTTGTGAAGCTCCCTCACTCCGCCTCTCACTCCCCAACAGGGAGGGGGCCACCGATGGCCCCACGGTCGTGTCACAGGAGCAGCCTAAAACCACCTCCGAGCCGCACACAGACCACCTCAGCCAGATAGAGGGACTGTATATGCATTTTCCCCACACTGACAAAGCACCAGCAGCCAACGCCTGTTCCTCAGCCCCGCAGCAGAGCAACACTCCCCACAGTGGGGAGACTAGTACACTACACCATGAGCAGCCCTATCAGACACAGGTTAGCGTTTTtcatcatgaatcttgttctagAGGCAACTCTGCGGAGTGGTCACTAgttggcacagccacaaagtcataa